Proteins co-encoded in one Malus domestica chromosome 09, GDT2T_hap1 genomic window:
- the LOC103444083 gene encoding protein LIGHT-DEPENDENT SHORT HYPOCOTYLS 10-like, with product MSRERGKDFAEGSSAGGSLNDDQQQPATPSRYESQKRRDWNTFGQYLKNQRPPVALSQSNYNHVLEFLRYLDQFGKTKVHLQGCMFYGQPEPPAPCTCPLRQAWGSLDALIGRLRAAYEENGGSPENNPFASGAIRVYLREVRECQAMARGIPFKKKKKKPSPSKGSGPNDDESSSTMHFS from the coding sequence ATGTCtagagaaagaggcaaagaTTTCGCCGAAGGATCGTCTGCTGGAGGTTCTCTGAATGATGATCAGCAGCAGCCTGCCACACCAAGCCGCTATGAATCCCAGAAGAGAAGGGACTGGAACACTTTTGGTCAGTACTTGAAGAACCAGAGGCCTCCAGTGGCGCTGTCTCAGAGCAATTACAACCATGTACTGGAGTTTCTTAGGTATCTGGACCAGTTTGGGAAGACCAAAGTTCATCTCCAGGGTTGCATGTTTTATGGGCAGCCTGAGCCTCCTGCTCCTTGCACATGTCCACTTAGGCAAGCCTGGGGCAGCCTGGATGCTCTCATAGGGAGGCTGAGGGCTGCCTACGAAGAAAATGGAGGATCCCCGGAGAACAACCCTTTCGCTAGCGGTGCAATCAGGGTTTACCTGAGGGAGGTCAGGGAGTGCCAAGCTATGGCAAGAGGGATTCcttttaagaagaaaaagaagaagccaAGTCCAAGCAAGGGATCCGGACCAAATGATGATGAATCAAGTTCTACCATGCATTTCTCTTGA